The following coding sequences lie in one Apium graveolens cultivar Ventura chromosome 3, ASM990537v1, whole genome shotgun sequence genomic window:
- the LOC141714009 gene encoding uncharacterized protein LOC141714009, translated as MKRLWTWVKEALSCGRTISFELSKEAFGFTKKQIMFLSDIHAVCSGGEMAGSVICLFIHFLNEYVKKHKMVNMISFVDPSIIGAIGCGSAVNQRTLTVVNPDAEVVYYMDPLKCRIANGEWVDVVDNAIKMYKEDLEKGSEEESIGVPVQTGNKDCGLFVIRYMMEIIHDKELDFANKWLRRSNLVYTEDDINEIRVEFVKYFMKHCAS; from the exons ATGAAACGTTTGTGGACATGGGTAAAGGAAGCCTTGAGTTGTGGCCGAACAATTTCTTTTGAGCTAAGCAAAGAAGCATTTGGCTTTACAAAGAAGCAAATTATGTTCTTATCTGATATACATGCAGTGTGCTCTGGAGGTGAAATGGCCGGCTCTGTTATTTGCCTTTTTATTCA CTTCTTGAATGAATATGTGAAGAAACATAAGATGGTCAACATGATTAGCTTTGTAGATCCGAGCATAATCGGTGCCATTGGATGTGGCAGTGCAGT CAACCAAAGGACCCTGACAGTTGTCAATCCAGACGCAGAGGTAGTCTACTATATGGACCCTCTTAAATGCCGAATTGCAAATGGAGAATGGGTGGATGTTGTCGACAA TGCCATTAAAATGTACAAGGAGGATTTGGAAAAAGGTTCCGAAGAAGAAAGTATT GGAGTTCCGGTGCAGACCGGGAACAAGGATTGTGGCCTGTTTGTGATTCGATACATGATGGAAATCATTCATGATAAGGAGCTGGACTTTGCTAATAAG TGGCTGCGTAGATCAAACCTGGTTTACACTGAGGATGACATCAACGAGATCAGGGTTGAGtttgtaaaatattttatgaaacatTGTGCAAGCTAG